One region of bacterium genomic DNA includes:
- a CDS encoding ATP-dependent Clp protease proteolytic subunit → MPKMELVPMVIDKTSQGERAYDIYSRLLKDRIIFLGFPIDDSVANTVIAQLLFLDSQGDGDINLYINSPGGSVSAALAIYDTIQYLKSNVSTICIGIAASAAAILLASGAKGKRFVLPNSEVLIHQVMGGASGQAVDIAIASRHILQIKDRINKILSKHTGQKIEKIEKDTDRDFFMNAEEAKAYGIVDKIIVSKKKK, encoded by the coding sequence ATGCCAAAAATGGAACTGGTGCCGATGGTAATCGATAAAACCTCTCAAGGGGAGCGGGCGTATGATATTTATTCCCGCCTCCTCAAAGACCGGATAATCTTCCTGGGATTTCCGATCGATGATAGCGTTGCCAATACCGTTATCGCTCAATTATTGTTTTTGGATAGCCAGGGAGACGGAGATATAAACTTATATATCAATAGTCCCGGAGGCAGCGTCAGCGCGGCTTTGGCTATTTACGACACGATACAATATTTGAAATCAAACGTTTCCACTATTTGTATCGGTATTGCCGCCAGTGCCGCGGCGATATTGCTCGCGAGCGGCGCAAAAGGCAAGAGATTTGTTTTGCCAAACTCAGAAGTTCTGATCCACCAGGTAATGGGAGGGGCAAGCGGCCAGGCGGTTGATATCGCTATCGCTTCGCGCCATATTCTTCAGATCAAAGACAGGATAAATAAAATTTTATCAAAACATACCGGACAAAAAATTGAAAAGATCGAGAAAGATACCGATCGAGATTTTTTTATGAACGCGGAAGAGGCGAAGGCGTATGGGATTGTGGATAAGATCATTGTTTCGAAAAAGAAAAAATAA